In Candidatus Sodalis pierantonius str. SOPE, one DNA window encodes the following:
- a CDS encoding efflux RND transporter permease subunit: protein MSKYFIDRPIFAWVIAIIIMLAGALSILKLPIEQYPAIAPPTIRITATYPGADASTLQDSVTQIVEQNMNGIDHLMYMASDSDSSGTATITLTFESGADPDIAQVQVQNKLQLAMPLLPQEVQQQGVQVQKSSASFLMVAGFISDDKNMTQEDIADYVGSSIKDPINRTNGVGEVQLFGAQYAMRIWLDPNKLNNFQLTPVDVISALEVQNNQIAAGQLGGSPPVKGQQLNASIIVQTRLKTAEEFGKIQLKVNPDGSQVRLKDVATIALGGESYDIIARINGQPATGLGVKLATGANALDTANAVKAELARLQPNFPAGLKVVYPYDTAPFVKISITEVVKTLVEAIILVFLVMYLFLQNFRATLIPTIAVPVVLLGTFAILGAFGYTINTLTMFACVLAIGLLVDDAIVVVENVERVMAEEGLSPIEATRKSMGQIQGALVGIALVLSAVFVPMAFFGGSTGAIYRQFSITIVSAMILSVIVALILTPALCATLFKPIKKGAHGKTTGFFGWFNKKFDQSTHHYTDSIGHILNSTGRYLLIYLLIVVGMALLFIRLPTSFLPDEDQGVFLTMTLLPAGATQERTQKVLDEVTQYYLNNEKDNVRSVFTVNGFGFAGRGQNSGIVFVSLKDWGERSGADNKVPAITARANQAFSKIKDGIVLAFNLPAIVELGTATGFDFELIDENNLGHEQLTAARNQLLGMVAQHPDVLQGVRPNGLEDTPEYKLDVDHEKAEALGVSLSDINTTIGAALGGSYVNDFIDRGRVKKVYVQGDAPYRMLPQDINNWYVRGSDNQMVPLSAVTTSRWQYGSPRLERYNGLPSMEIQGEAAPGKSTGEAMALMEQLAGKLPTGIGYDWTGMSYQERLSGNQAPSLYAISLIVVFLCLAALYESWSIPFSVMLVVPLGVIGALLAATLRGLNNDVYFQVGLLTTIGLSAKNAILIVEFAKDLMEKEGKGLVEATLEAVRMRLRPILMTSLAFILGVLPLAISIGAGSGSQNAVGTGVMGGMVTATLLAIFFVPVFFVVVRRRFGKTGHQDELEHGHPVDNPSPRP from the coding sequence ATGTCTAAGTACTTTATCGATCGGCCCATCTTCGCATGGGTGATTGCCATTATCATCATGCTGGCGGGGGCGCTATCGATTCTCAAGCTGCCCATCGAACAGTATCCGGCTATCGCGCCGCCGACGATCCGTATCACCGCTACCTACCCCGGGGCGGACGCCTCAACGCTGCAAGATAGCGTGACGCAGATAGTCGAGCAGAATATGAACGGCATCGACCATCTGATGTACATGGCCTCCGACAGCGACTCGTCCGGCACCGCGACCATCACCCTGACCTTTGAATCGGGTGCCGATCCGGATATCGCCCAGGTCCAGGTGCAGAACAAACTGCAACTCGCAATGCCGCTGTTGCCTCAAGAAGTTCAGCAACAAGGCGTACAGGTACAGAAATCCAGCGCCAGCTTCCTTATGGTCGCCGGTTTTATCAGCGATGATAAAAACATGACCCAGGAAGATATCGCGGATTATGTCGGTTCCTCCATCAAGGATCCGATAAACCGTACCAACGGCGTGGGCGAAGTGCAATTGTTCGGCGCCCAATATGCAATGCGTATCTGGCTCGATCCCAATAAGCTAAATAATTTTCAGCTAACGCCGGTGGATGTCATCAGCGCGCTGGAGGTCCAGAACAACCAGATCGCCGCAGGCCAGCTGGGCGGTTCGCCGCCGGTGAAGGGGCAACAGCTTAACGCCTCGATTATCGTGCAAACCCGGCTGAAAACCGCCGAGGAGTTCGGCAAAATCCAGCTGAAAGTCAATCCCGACGGATCGCAGGTGCGGCTGAAGGATGTGGCGACCATCGCGCTGGGCGGAGAGAGCTACGATATTATCGCCCGCATCAACGGCCAGCCCGCCACCGGTTTGGGGGTTAAACTCGCCACCGGCGCCAACGCGCTGGATACCGCCAACGCGGTTAAAGCGGAACTGGCGCGGCTTCAGCCCAACTTCCCCGCCGGACTGAAAGTGGTTTACCCTTACGACACCGCGCCGTTTGTGAAGATCTCCATCACCGAGGTGGTGAAAACGCTGGTGGAAGCCATCATCCTGGTGTTCCTGGTGATGTATCTGTTCTTGCAAAATTTCCGCGCGACGCTTATCCCGACCATCGCGGTGCCGGTAGTTCTGCTGGGGACATTCGCCATCCTGGGAGCGTTTGGTTATACCATTAACACATTGACGATGTTCGCCTGCGTGCTCGCCATCGGGCTGCTGGTGGATGACGCCATCGTGGTGGTGGAAAACGTCGAGCGCGTAATGGCCGAGGAGGGGCTCAGTCCCATTGAGGCCACGCGGAAATCGATGGGCCAGATCCAAGGCGCACTGGTAGGGATCGCGCTGGTACTCTCCGCCGTATTTGTGCCGATGGCGTTTTTCGGTGGCTCGACCGGCGCTATTTACCGTCAGTTCTCTATCACCATCGTTTCGGCGATGATTTTGTCGGTTATCGTGGCGCTGATTCTGACCCCGGCGCTGTGCGCCACCCTGTTCAAGCCCATTAAAAAAGGCGCTCACGGCAAGACCACCGGCTTTTTCGGCTGGTTTAATAAAAAGTTCGACCAGAGTACCCACCACTATACTGACAGCATCGGCCACATCTTAAACAGCACCGGTCGCTATTTGTTGATTTATCTGCTGATTGTGGTGGGTATGGCGTTACTGTTTATTCGCCTGCCCACGTCGTTCCTGCCGGATGAGGATCAGGGCGTCTTCCTGACGATGACGCTGCTGCCGGCGGGCGCCACCCAGGAGCGCACCCAGAAAGTGCTGGATGAGGTGACCCAGTATTATCTGAACAACGAAAAAGACAATGTCAGGTCGGTGTTCACGGTCAACGGCTTTGGTTTCGCCGGCCGGGGGCAGAACTCCGGTATCGTGTTCGTCAGCCTGAAGGACTGGGGTGAGCGTTCCGGGGCAGACAACAAAGTGCCCGCGATTACCGCCCGCGCCAACCAGGCGTTCTCCAAGATCAAAGACGGCATCGTGCTGGCGTTTAACCTGCCCGCGATCGTCGAACTGGGGACTGCAACCGGTTTCGACTTTGAGCTTATCGATGAGAACAATCTGGGGCATGAACAGCTGACCGCGGCGCGCAATCAGCTGTTGGGGATGGTGGCGCAGCATCCTGATGTGTTGCAGGGCGTCAGGCCCAACGGTCTGGAAGATACCCCCGAATACAAGCTGGATGTCGATCACGAGAAAGCCGAAGCGCTGGGAGTTTCGCTGTCGGATATCAACACCACCATCGGTGCGGCGCTCGGTGGCAGCTATGTTAATGACTTCATTGACCGCGGCCGCGTGAAGAAGGTCTATGTCCAGGGTGACGCGCCCTACCGTATGCTGCCGCAGGATATCAATAACTGGTATGTACGCGGTTCGGATAACCAAATGGTGCCCTTATCGGCGGTCACGACCTCACGCTGGCAATACGGTTCGCCGCGTCTGGAGCGCTATAACGGGCTGCCGTCGATGGAGATCCAGGGGGAAGCCGCGCCCGGTAAGAGTACCGGTGAAGCCATGGCATTGATGGAGCAGCTGGCGGGCAAACTGCCGACGGGAATCGGTTACGACTGGACCGGAATGTCCTACCAGGAACGGTTATCCGGCAATCAGGCCCCATCGCTGTATGCGATATCGCTCATCGTGGTGTTCTTATGCCTGGCGGCCCTGTATGAGAGCTGGTCTATTCCGTTCTCGGTCATGCTGGTGGTACCGCTGGGGGTTATCGGCGCCCTGCTGGCGGCGACGCTACGCGGTTTAAACAATGACGTTTACTTCCAGGTTGGTCTGCTGACCACCATCGGATTGTCGGCCAAAAACGCCATATTGATCGTGGAATTCGCCAAGGATCTGATGGAGAAGGAAGGCAAAGGACTGGTAGAAGCCACTTTGGAAGCGGTACGTATGCGTTTACGACCGATTCTGATGACCTCGCTGGCCTTCATCCTCGGCGTATTGCCACTGGCGATCAGCATCGGTGCCGGCTCAGGCTCGCAAAACGCGGTCGGTACCGGCGTCATGGGCGGGATGGTTACCGCTACCCTGTTGGCAATTTTCTTCGTACCGGTGTTCTTCGTGGTGGTACGCCGCCGCTTCGGTAAGACGGGCCATCAGGACGAACTGGAACATGGACATCCCGTGGACAACCCGTCGCCGCGGCCGTAA
- a CDS encoding YbaY family lipoprotein has protein sequence MYRVWQIIAGVALGTTLAGCADKSANIPTPAFKAPGTAQQGAISQPAVSGTVYIRQRIALPPNAALTVTLSDATIPDTPSKVIAQRVVRTDGKQAPFSFVLPFNPSDIQPNGRILLSAAITVDGRVVMITEQVKMAVTQGGARHDLILVPVESVALPTQTQPATTVPLSSPTQVTPSDSIPAPTSF, from the coding sequence GTGTACAGGGTCTGGCAAATCATTGCGGGTGTCGCTCTAGGCACCACATTGGCAGGATGCGCGGATAAAAGCGCCAACATTCCCACCCCCGCGTTTAAAGCGCCGGGCACCGCCCAGCAGGGCGCCATCAGCCAGCCGGCGGTCAGCGGTACGGTGTATATCCGCCAGCGCATCGCGCTGCCGCCTAACGCGGCGCTGACGGTCACGCTATCCGATGCCACGATTCCTGATACCCCGTCCAAAGTCATCGCGCAGCGCGTGGTGCGCACGGACGGCAAGCAAGCTCCGTTCAGCTTTGTATTGCCGTTTAATCCCTCGGATATTCAGCCCAATGGCCGCATCCTGTTAAGTGCCGCCATTACGGTTGATGGCCGCGTAGTGATGATCACCGAGCAGGTAAAAATGGCGGTCACCCAAGGCGGAGCGCGCCACGATTTGATCTTGGTACCGGTTGAGTCGGTTGCCTTGCCGACGCAAACTCAACCCGCTACCACGGTGCCGTTAAGTTCGCCAACGCAGGTGACCCCTTCGGATAGCATCCCGGCGCCGACGTCCTTTTAA
- a CDS encoding HHA domain-containing protein → MKKIDYLMRLRKCRTLETLERVIEKNKYELSDDELEIFNSAADHRLAELTMNKLYDKVPVSVWKYVR, encoded by the coding sequence ATGAAAAAGATCGACTATTTAATGCGCTTGAGGAAGTGCCGAACGCTGGAAACCCTCGAGCGTGTGATTGAAAAAAACAAATATGAACTGTCTGATGATGAACTGGAGATATTCAATTCCGCCGCCGATCATCGCCTGGCGGAACTGACCATGAACAAGCTGTACGACAAAGTTCCAGTTTCTGTCTGGAAGTATGTACGCTAA
- the tomB gene encoding Hha toxicity modulator TomB, with amino-acid sequence MDEYSPKRYDIAQLKYLCENLYDEGIASLGDSYHGWVNDPSSAVNLQLNELIEHIAANIVIFKLKYHNESELTDQVETFLDDTFTLFSSYGINNYDIQRWRRSRRRLFGTFSETELCTT; translated from the coding sequence ATGGATGAGTATTCACCCAAACGCTACGATATTGCGCAATTGAAATACCTGTGTGAAAATCTCTATGATGAAGGCATTGCCAGTCTGGGTGACAGCTATCATGGTTGGGTAAATGACCCAAGTTCCGCCGTCAATTTGCAGCTTAACGAATTAATTGAGCACATAGCGGCGAATATTGTCATCTTCAAACTTAAATACCATAATGAAAGTGAGCTTACCGATCAGGTTGAAACCTTTTTAGACGATACTTTTACCCTGTTCAGTAGCTATGGCATCAATAATTACGATATCCAGCGCTGGCGTCGCAGCCGCAGGCGTTTATTCGGAACATTCTCGGAGACAGAGCTCTGTACAACCTGA
- a CDS encoding type B 50S ribosomal protein L31: MKPAIHPVYRQVVFHDTTANVYFKVGSTIATTRSVEYEGATYPYVTLDVSSASHPYYTGKQRTVAKDGSTARFNQRFGRFLGQQG, translated from the coding sequence ATGAAACCCGCTATTCATCCCGTTTATCGTCAGGTGGTTTTTCACGACACCACGGCCAACGTCTACTTCAAAGTCGGTTCGACCATCGCGACCACGCGCTCTGTGGAATACGAGGGGGCGACCTACCCCTATGTCACTCTCGACGTCTCAAGCGCGTCGCATCCCTATTACACCGGGAAGCAGCGTACGGTAGCCAAAGACGGGAGTACCGCACGTTTTAATCAACGCTTTGGCCGTTTCCTCGGTCAACAAGGTTAA
- the ykgO gene encoding type B 50S ribosomal protein L36 has translation MQVLSSLKSAKTRHPDCQIVRRCGRVYVICKSNPRFKAVQGRKTRC, from the coding sequence ATGCAGGTATTAAGTTCCCTCAAGAGCGCCAAAACGCGTCATCCCGACTGTCAGATTGTTCGCCGGTGTGGGCGCGTGTATGTCATATGCAAATCCAACCCCCGCTTCAAGGCGGTACAGGGACGCAAAACACGCTGCTGA
- a CDS encoding efflux RND transporter periplasmic adaptor subunit has product MNKNRGLLPLAAVLMLSGSFILAGCDNKEAAQAGNQQQAPEVGVVTLKKQALNVTIDLPGRTAAFRVAEVRPQVYGIILKRNFVEGSDVTAGVSLYQIDPATYQAAYNSAKGDLAQAQANAGIARVTVNRYKKLLSTSYVSRQDYDQAVATLAQNDAAEQAAQAALETARINLAYTRVTSPISGRIGKSAFTEGALVTSAQTTAMATVQQLDPMYVDVTQSSNDFMRLRQELENGTLKQHDGKATVRLLMENGGEYAQTGTLEFSDVTVDETTGSITLRAIFPNPQHTLLPGMFVRAKLDQGINENALLVPQQGVTHTPRGEASAMVVGSDNKVAIRQITAPQAIGDKWLVTAGLQEGDKVIVAGVQKVKPGMQVTPKEVTDQEKQPEQPQPDTASKS; this is encoded by the coding sequence ATGAACAAAAACAGAGGGCTATTGCCTCTGGCGGCCGTTCTGATGCTTTCCGGCAGTTTTATTCTCGCAGGCTGTGATAATAAAGAAGCCGCGCAGGCAGGCAATCAGCAGCAGGCTCCCGAAGTGGGCGTTGTGACGCTAAAAAAACAAGCGCTTAATGTCACCATCGACTTACCGGGCCGCACCGCCGCTTTCCGGGTCGCGGAAGTCCGTCCACAGGTCTATGGCATTATCCTGAAACGTAATTTCGTCGAAGGGAGCGATGTCACGGCAGGCGTCTCTTTGTATCAAATTGATCCGGCCACCTATCAGGCCGCCTATAACAGCGCCAAGGGCGATTTGGCGCAGGCGCAGGCGAATGCCGGCATCGCGAGGGTGACGGTAAACCGCTATAAGAAACTGCTCTCCACCAGCTATGTCAGCCGCCAAGACTATGATCAGGCGGTTGCGACGCTGGCGCAAAACGATGCGGCCGAGCAAGCGGCGCAGGCGGCGCTGGAAACCGCCCGCATCAATCTGGCCTACACCCGCGTCACTTCCCCGATAAGCGGCCGCATCGGCAAGTCCGCCTTTACCGAAGGCGCCTTGGTCACCAGCGCGCAAACGACCGCGATGGCGACCGTTCAGCAGTTGGACCCGATGTATGTCGATGTTACCCAGTCGAGCAATGACTTCATGCGTCTGCGTCAAGAGCTGGAAAACGGCACGTTGAAACAGCATGACGGTAAAGCGACGGTGCGCCTGCTGATGGAAAACGGCGGCGAATATGCACAGACGGGTACGTTGGAATTCTCCGATGTCACGGTGGATGAAACCACCGGCTCCATTACGCTGCGCGCTATTTTTCCGAATCCGCAGCATACGCTACTGCCGGGTATGTTTGTGCGCGCCAAATTGGACCAGGGTATCAATGAAAACGCTTTACTCGTGCCTCAACAGGGCGTCACCCACACGCCCCGTGGCGAGGCGAGCGCCATGGTGGTCGGGAGCGACAATAAAGTCGCGATCCGTCAGATCACGGCACCGCAGGCCATCGGCGATAAATGGTTAGTCACCGCCGGATTACAAGAAGGCGACAAGGTCATCGTCGCCGGCGTGCAAAAGGTGAAACCCGGCATGCAGGTCACCCCGAAAGAAGTGACCGACCAGGAAAAACAACCGGAACAACCGCAGCCTGACACCGCCAGTAAGTCTTAA
- a CDS encoding MGMT family protein, giving the protein MSDPSHDNFRQRVYQIVAAIPYGRLTTYGDVARLAGAPRAARQVGGLLSQLPEGSKLPWHRVVNRHGAISLSGEDFYCQLRVLQAEGLLLQNSGRFDLARCRWRPEDGD; this is encoded by the coding sequence ATGTCCGATCCCTCTCACGATAATTTTCGTCAGCGCGTTTATCAGATCGTGGCCGCCATCCCTTATGGCCGATTAACCACCTATGGTGATGTGGCGCGTCTGGCCGGCGCACCGCGCGCCGCTCGGCAAGTCGGCGGGCTATTGAGCCAGCTGCCCGAGGGCAGCAAACTCCCCTGGCATCGAGTGGTTAATCGTCACGGCGCTATCTCGCTAAGCGGCGAGGATTTCTACTGCCAGCTCAGGGTGCTGCAGGCCGAAGGGCTGTTGTTACAAAACAGCGGCCGGTTTGATCTCGCCCGCTGCCGGTGGCGTCCAGAAGACGGCGATTAA